One Parageobacillus sp. KH3-4 genomic region harbors:
- the lepB gene encoding signal peptidase I, with the protein MDEKRRRCKSFLFGSILTLILILRFLCFTNYMVEGKSMMPTLQEGNLLIVNKLSYQIGNIHRFDVIVFHANKKEDYVKRVIGLPGEQIEYKNDMLYINGKKIAEPYLQPYKHKWSGGKLTGDFTLEELTGKKRVPKGCIFVLGDNRLRSWDSRHFGFVKISQVVGKVDLRYWPVQQFSVRF; encoded by the coding sequence ATGGACGAAAAGAGACGGCGGTGCAAGTCATTTCTTTTTGGAAGTATACTCACGCTTATTTTGATATTGCGGTTTCTTTGCTTCACCAACTATATGGTCGAGGGAAAATCAATGATGCCAACATTACAGGAAGGAAATTTGCTAATTGTCAATAAACTAAGTTATCAGATCGGAAACATTCATCGGTTTGATGTTATCGTCTTTCACGCAAATAAAAAAGAAGATTATGTGAAACGCGTGATTGGGCTGCCTGGCGAGCAAATTGAATACAAAAATGATATGCTGTATATTAACGGGAAGAAAATTGCTGAACCGTATTTGCAGCCATATAAACATAAGTGGAGCGGCGGAAAGCTGACGGGGGATTTTACGCTGGAAGAACTTACAGGGAAAAAAAGAGTGCCGAAGGGATGTATCTTTGTCCTTGGCGATAACCGGTTACGCAGCTGGGACAGCCGGCATTTTGGCTTTGTAAAAATAAGCCAAGTAGTAGGAAAGGTCGATTTGCGCTATTGGCCTGTTCAACAATTTTCCGTCCGC
- a CDS encoding TVP38/TMEM64 family protein, with translation MDIETIKQWFTLENVLSMLEQYRSFGVVPGIAATLLESFLPILPMFVFVMANAAAFGLWQGFLISWIGACLGSILVFSITRKIGQKRFFHFVSRHRKVRQFMHWIERHGFGPVFLLYCFPFTPSAIVNVVAGLSRMSQQQFILAVLCGKVVMIFTISFIGYDIAALVKQPLRTVMIAVVIALLWYAGKRVEAKFSLTEKQRDHEDL, from the coding sequence ATGGACATCGAAACAATCAAACAATGGTTCACTCTTGAAAACGTGCTATCAATGCTTGAGCAATATCGTTCGTTTGGAGTGGTTCCAGGCATTGCGGCGACATTATTGGAATCTTTTCTTCCGATTTTACCAATGTTTGTATTTGTGATGGCGAATGCAGCAGCATTTGGTTTATGGCAAGGATTTCTTATTTCGTGGATCGGCGCGTGCCTTGGTTCTATTCTCGTTTTTTCGATTACGCGAAAAATCGGGCAAAAGCGCTTTTTTCATTTTGTAAGTCGCCATCGAAAAGTGAGACAGTTTATGCATTGGATTGAGCGTCATGGGTTTGGTCCGGTGTTTTTATTATATTGTTTTCCGTTTACTCCATCGGCAATAGTCAATGTCGTCGCCGGGTTGTCGCGAATGAGTCAGCAACAGTTTATTTTGGCGGTATTATGCGGCAAGGTGGTGATGATTTTTACGATTAGCTTTATTGGATACGATATCGCTGCACTGGTGAAACAGCCGTTGCGTACAGTCATGATAGCGGTTGTTATCGCATTGTTATGGTACGCTGGAAAAAGAGTGGAAGCAAAGTTTTCATTAACGGAAAAACAGCGCGATCACGAAGATTTATAA
- a CDS encoding SGNH/GDSL hydrolase family protein, whose product MKLEGRIVFIGDSITESGRWEDPEQIGDGYVRLIRDYLITTYPHRSFDVVNRGISGNRIPDLLARWERDVIDLQPDIVSISIGINDVWRQLDHPEKEQVYPDQFEQVYTQLAVQTKEKTKAQLIFMEPTIIGEDIRSEGNIKLKPYVEIVQKMAQRFQGILVPTHQSFLAYLQARSPYRLTTDGVHMNSIGNMLMARTWIDAVTRVK is encoded by the coding sequence ATGAAACTCGAAGGAAGAATTGTGTTTATTGGCGACAGCATTACCGAATCGGGAAGATGGGAAGACCCAGAGCAAATTGGCGATGGATATGTCCGGCTGATCCGCGACTATCTTATTACCACTTATCCACACCGCTCCTTTGATGTTGTCAATCGCGGTATCAGCGGTAACCGCATTCCCGACCTGCTTGCGAGATGGGAGCGCGACGTTATCGATCTTCAGCCAGATATCGTTTCCATTTCGATCGGCATCAATGATGTATGGCGGCAGCTCGACCATCCAGAGAAGGAGCAAGTATATCCAGACCAATTTGAACAGGTATATACGCAGCTGGCTGTACAAACAAAGGAAAAAACGAAAGCGCAGCTTATATTTATGGAGCCGACCATTATCGGCGAGGATATTCGTTCAGAAGGCAACATAAAGTTGAAACCGTACGTGGAAATTGTGCAAAAAATGGCGCAGCGGTTTCAGGGCATTTTAGTGCCTACCCATCAGTCGTTTCTTGCCTATTTGCAAGCGCGTTCGCCATATCGACTGACAACTGACGGTGTTCACATGAATTCTATTGGTAATATGCTGATGGCGCGTACATGGATTGATGCGGTGACAAGAGTGAAATAA
- a CDS encoding competence protein ComK, giving the protein MKVNEFIILDQFIISRYTMAILPHHLHGNSYAKVVEEDGEYVVKMRPLDIVKRSCNYYGASFRGRKDGTRAVIGVTHKAPIAIEPLNEIYVFPTISPNDSRCVWLSHLHVYKYEPTKNDQTIVYFTNEKSVLLDVSYHSFVNQLYRTAQLRTKLSERMEARERKLQYAFRMNRSEGWQQR; this is encoded by the coding sequence ATGAAAGTAAATGAGTTCATCATCTTGGACCAATTTATTATTAGCCGATACACCATGGCGATTTTACCGCACCACTTGCACGGCAATTCGTATGCTAAGGTCGTGGAAGAAGATGGCGAGTATGTTGTCAAAATGAGGCCGCTTGATATTGTGAAGCGCAGCTGCAACTATTACGGCGCTAGTTTTCGAGGCAGAAAAGACGGGACAAGAGCTGTCATTGGCGTTACGCATAAAGCTCCGATCGCGATTGAACCACTCAACGAAATTTACGTTTTTCCAACGATTTCCCCAAATGATTCCCGCTGTGTTTGGCTTTCTCACCTTCACGTATACAAATATGAACCCACAAAAAATGATCAAACGATCGTCTATTTCACCAACGAAAAAAGCGTTTTGCTTGATGTTTCCTATCACTCTTTTGTGAATCAGCTTTACCGCACGGCACAGTTGCGGACGAAATTGTCAGAGCGGATGGAGGCAAGAGAACGTAAATTGCAATATGCATTTCGCATGAACCGTTCTGAAGGATGGCAACAGCGATAA